The following nucleotide sequence is from Endozoicomonas sp. GU-1.
AGAGCCCTAGAACGGACTGCTCTTTCGGACTTTCTTACCGGGCACAAATATAAAAATTCTTTTTACCAAAAAGTAATATCAGTAGATCCTCTCTCCGACGTAAGCTTGGACGACCTGATAGCAGAAATTAATAAACTGCATAAATATAAAGGCAATAAGATAGGAAAAATCACCTTACCTACCTTTCCTGCTATTTCAGAAAAAAACCTTAAAATATTACAAGAACCATTCGTCACCTCAGGAAATACACAGTTTTCTGAGTTCGTAAATCGTTTGGATAATCTCACTTGGGTGGTAAAAGGTAAATCCGATTACTTGAAAGAAGGCCAAACTACTTGTCCTTTTTGTCAGAGAGAAACTATCGATGATCAACTCCGTAATCATATGGAGAACCTATTTGATGACACATATAAGGATAACCTGAACCAGCTAAATAGCTTATTGCAAAGTTATAGCGAACAAACAAGCATCTATATTGAAAAAATCAAAAGTGAATTTCAAAGCTGCCCTATAGATAAAACGGATATCGGTGAAATAGCGCCCTATCTAGAGGCGTTAAATATGCACTTCAGAAGTAACCTAACTAAAATTAGTGATAAAATAGAAAATCCAAGCCTTGAAATAGAGATTGAAGGTTGTGAACAGTGGCTTGAGGCCATTGAGAAGAAATACTCTCTTAGCAATCATATCATTGATGAAATTAATGATAACATCGACAGAGTTGATGAGGTTAAAGGCAATATTGCCAATAAAATGTGGCGTGTTATCCATGCACAAACCCAACATGCGATAAATTTATATAACTCTCAATATAGCCAGTTAACCAAGTCATTAAGTGATAATGAAGCTAGGCTAAAAAAAATCGAGAGAGTTGGAAAAAATCTGAAAGCCAAGATTGAAGTCTTGCTAGGGATGACTACAAATATTGATGATACAATTAAAAGAATCAACCAAGACTTAGAAAGGCTCGGTATTACAGGCTTCACAATTGAAAAAAACTCAGAAAATGATAGCTCTTTCAGGCTACACAGAGTCAGAACGAGTCAAAATTCAAACATCTTTAAAAGCCTGAGTGAAGGTGAAAAAACGCTGATCACCTTTTTATATTTCGTTGAGATGTGCAGAGGAAGTATCAGTAGAGATAGTGCAATACATGATAAAGAAAAAATCATTGTTATCGATGATCCGATCTCTAGTCTTTCACAAAATTATATTTATGAAATCGCATCGCTCATACAGTCTAAAGTGGTTCTTGGCAAACCTTTTAGAAAGGTCATTATTTTAACACATAGTTTATTCTTCTATCAGGAGATGATTAAACTTGCCTCTGGAGGAGATAAAAAGTTTGAAGAAAATTATAGTCTTTATCGCATCACAAAAAATAATACATCTATCATTCAAAAAATCACAAAGAATGAGATGCAAAATGACTATGAGTCTCTATGGCAGATAGTGAAAGATGTTGCTGTGCACAATTCAAACCCTGTAGTGCTGCCAAATGTAATGAGAAACATTCTTGAATACTATTTTGGCTTTTTAAAGAAAACCTCTAAATTGCATGAAGAAATAAATAAACTGGCAATACAAGAATCAGACCATGGATTCAAGGCTTTTTATAGGTATATCAACAGGCAGTCTCATTCTGACCCAATAAACACTGGTTTTATGATTGATGTTGCTCCTGACAGATACATCGAGAAATTTGAGGAACTTTTCAAGAAGCTCGATCAACATGAGCATTTTGAAGCAATGTACCGGTAAGATTGAGAGGACGTTACCACCGCAGCATTTATGAATTACCGTCTAGGCAGTGACCGGAAGTGCTGACACACTGTTTCGAGCCTGCCGAGACGAAAGCGAACGTACTGACGTACGTAGACAACTTTCTGAATCATGCGCAAATCTCCATGAAACGTCCATGCTTGCCATGGACAACCCTCATTACCCAACGTAATAAGCTACTTTGGTCACTCAGGCTGGAGAGTTACTTTGGTGGTAACACGGGCATAATATAATACTACCCGTACAGTTGTAAACGACGAACTTAACCTATTTACAAGCTTCATTACAGCTGTAAGCATTTAGAATACATTTATAGAGTTATTTCTGATACCTTCTTTATAAAGCTCTTTAATCTGCCATGGCTTTTATCAAAAAACTCTCTACCATGCTTGTATAAAAAATTAAATTTCTCAACCAAAGAGTCATAAGTTCTTTCAAGTTTTGAAAATCGTTTTTTCAAATCATTATGCAATGATATTTCAGAAGCAAGTTCATTCCTTGTTTTCGCAAGTTCTACCCCCTTCATTCTTTCGCTATACCTTAAATCATTGTTGGACTTCTCCAAACAAAGTATTTGTTCTTCTTGAAGCTTAACAACTCGCTTAACCTCTCCAAAAATAAAATGCTTATTTTCAATAACCCCTGAAAGTTCTTTAATCTCTGATAACTTTTCCTCCCTAATCTCATCCTCAAGACTTTTTTCAATTTCACCTTTTATTTCATATCGATACTTAATTAGCTCCTCATTAATCTCTTTAACTTTCATACTTTTAAAATCATCTACTTTTGACTTGATGACTGGAATTCGTTTCTTTTCTTGATTTATTTCAGCATTAATAGACTCTAACTCACTCTTCTTTGATAGTATTTCGGAGCCAAGTTTATTCCTGTCAACGAACCTGTCTAGATCAGCCTTTCTCTGCTTAAAAGCTGCATTTTCCAAAGACTGCTGACCATTCAACCAATCAAAGTATTCCACCCTATTGTTAAATCTTTTTCTACCGGGACCTAGCCTCTGATGACCATGATATGATGATACACTTGCAAAATATCGATCTTGTAGTTTTTCCATGGCAGCCTTATAGGCATTCTGTTTAACCATAATTTTATCTTTACCCTTTAGGAGATTTGCTTGTGCCTCAACCTCTTTTTCTGCTCTTTTACCATCATGAATGCTATCAACACCTCTAATTAAAGGTACAAGCTCACCATCGACGGTAGCTTCGTAAACCTCAGGAAGACAATAAAAATGAATATGCGGATGATTCTCGTCAAGATGTACAATAGCAGTTTGTAAACGATCACCGTATTCTTTTTTAAGAAAATCAAGACAATCAGAAAGCCATAGATCAACCATTTTTTTTGTGGAAGAATCTGAAATATAGTCAACTGATAATCTTGGATTGCTGGCAACACCTGCTAACAATATTTTCTGATCGGTTCGGATTTTCCTAGTCGCTAAGTCTCCACCTTTTTTTACTACCAGTGTTTTTGCTGATGCATAGATTTTTTCAAGCTTCTCTTCGAGCCGAGGCAGCTCCATACCATAAAGGAGAACAGGTGGTTGAGGAGCTATGACATGATCACAATAACCCGGTGATCTCTCTGCTTCATTTATAATCCCCTTAATTGTTCTCTGACTGGACGCCTTATCCGCCAGCCTATTTCTTTTATGGTCATTTAAAGCACGATTAATATTCTTTGAATTTGGTCGCCCACGTTTGCTCTGTCTTTTATTACGATTAATTGCAGCATTTCTATTTTCTTTTTTACCATAGAGTTCAACATGAAAAAACTGCTGACCCGTTGTTATTTTTTTGTTAGTTATTGTCATAATAAATAAAAATTGATCAAAGAGAAATTCCTAGGGGATTCAAGGGGGCACCCCCTTGACCGACGTATTAGCTTGCTAATCCTAGTCGGTTGCTATGTATTAGTTAACAAATACATATAACTACTGAGCATTCTTCGAACAATATCTTTTCTTTATTTACATTTTATCACGAAAGCAAAATTCAAAAAAATATTTCTGGTAATAATTTTTATTGACGATAATTTAAAAAAACTTATGATTTAAAATGACTCAAAAAACAGAGGATAAAAAATGAACAAAATTGAAGACGATGATATAACCCAAGACAGTAATAATTCCGAGTTTCAACTAAAAAAAATTGATCTCACACAACAGAGAAATTACTACAAAGGATCATCTAAGGAAATTATACCGGGTCTGGATACAGGAACATTTTCATTATTCTCTGGAAAAACAGGAACAGGTAAAACAAAAGCAGCAATTCATGTAGCTCTAATTGTGTGTGGAATGAAACAAGATTTTGGCTTTACAATTTCCAGTAGTGATAAGCATACAGCAGTCGTGATCGGTTGTGAGGATACAGCTCGCCAACTACACGAGCAAACATTGACCATAAAAGAAAACAACCAGATTACAGACAATGAGTGGCTGAACATCGCAGAAAGAGTTGATATCTATTCTGCTACCGATAAAGAAATTGATATCACTTCAATTCAATGGGAGAAAGAACTTATTAAAACACTACATGGTAAAACTATTGCTGTTATTGATGGTGTCTCAAACATTTCACTACTTGATGAAAGTAATGAATCATTAAAAATAATTGCTACTAAGATAAGAAAAATAGCTAGTATCACAGGCTGTGCAATCATATTGATTCATCACAATAAAAAACCATCTAAAGAAAGCCAAGAGTTCGACCCTATTCATACTGTCAGAGGTGGAAGCTCATTGGTTGCGGCAGCACGAAGCACCTTCCTTTTCTTAGATTACGATGACAATAAACAAATGTTCAATAATCATGGTGGGAAGGAAGGGCAGATTGCTCATATTATGCCTCAAATTAATAATGGAGAAAAAAGACTTGAACCGATCTTCCTAGACCGACTTCAGGCGAAAAATCATGAAGAAGGATACTCATTTAGGTTAGCAGCGAAAGAACAAACAAAAACTTCAAAGGGATGCAGTCGTGGGAAAAGAAAAAAAATCAAATAATCTATTTTCAGTTTCAGGAGATGTCTTCTTAGATACAGCATTTTCATTGAATGAAATTTTTTACCCAAAAGAAAGGAATAAGAAATACATCAAAAACACTGAAATCAGAAAAATCATTAATGATTCAGAGGTAAGAATAATTTGTCCTTATACGCTATCAAGCCCTGAACTTCGTGTTTATCTTGCTTTGATGGCAATATGTTGTGACTTCAATGTTAGCTATGAAGTAGAAAGTGACATCAAAGACCAGCACTATATCAAACTAAGAGAACATGTTTATATAAAAGGCAATGACAATCAAGCCACCCTCATCGGAGCAGAATGCTATCTTGCTGACATACTTAGAATCGCTGGCCTCCAGACCGGAGGGGCTCAATATGAACTTCTTGAAGAAATCTTATTGCGCCTTTATATGACAACAATTATCATAAAAGACAAATCAAAAACAACTCCAATGCGACTTTTGAACTTCGACATTTTTGACAAAGAAAAAAAAGGGAAATCGAAAATCAGTTTCATACTAAACTCCAGAAGCTCTGACATTATTTTTGGAACAGACTCCATTGGAAACAAGATAAAACGTAGATACATAAGCATGCATGATTTTTTGAAATTAGAAGAGTCGCAATATTTTGTATTTGTATTTCTATCTTGGTGGGTATTTGAAGGAAATACACAAAATATTTATATAGACACTCTTTGTGAAAAAATATATTCAGGATTTGGTAAGCTCGCAGACTCGACGAAACGCAGTCATAGATCAAAGATAGCTAATGATCTTGCTAATATAGACTCTCTAGATGGTTGGAACGTCAACCTATCAGGAAAAGGGCGTAATCTAAAAGCTACTATCACTAGAGAAAAATCTAGTGATAGGAGGAAAAGACTTAAGTTACTGAAAGTTCCAAATAATACTGTATAGCTTTCAGGATGGTTAAACTTATTTCTGAGGCTCTATTTTGATTCCGAACTACTCTACAGTGAAAACTGACTGTAGGCCACGAAAAACAAGGATTGAGCAACATTACCGGACAATATGCTGACAACCTTTGTTGATAAGGGCTTCAGCAATGTTCAACCCAGTAGCAGTCTGAAATCCTACAAGAGCCTTCATAGTTATCATGGCAACCCGGATATGACGTAAGATATGCTCTCTAATGACTACAGCAAAGCACTGTCTACTATTAACGAGATTGTCAACTTAGATCCTGAGTGTTTTATTCTCGGCAAAAAAGAAAGTTGACTCAATGAATCATCTATGAAATAAACCGATTAAATTACGGTAAATGGTGGACGTAATTTCGATTTATGATGGGCACTATATCGTTTTTACATCAACAGATTATTCTTTTAAAACCCCATATAGAGTATAAAAAAATGACTAAAAAATTTATGGAGTAGCTAATTATTAGATAAATTTCTAGAGCTGCCAATTGAAAACAACACAGGGCAACCATAGGTTGCCATCGTTTGTTTTAAAAAAATAATATCACACAAACTCGTTATTAACGATATTTAGCACAAGACTCATACACCAACTATATGTCTTGTGCTAAAAGATCCAAGCCTAGACTAGATGGAAATACGCTTCAACCAATATAATTAAATCCATCTAGAATCACCTAAACTTTCATTAAGTTATTTTGGATATTTGAACTTCTCTTTTTTAATATTTATCATATTATTAGCCAAAGCTCTGGTAAGCATTGCTTCTAGATTATCAATCATATGATAGCTTACCTCATATGCAGAGAAATATTGAGCAACATCTCGAAGAGATACTGATGTATTCGATATTTCTATTGGATTATCTTCTGGATGATACACCATATCATCCTTATCATTCTGATCGCTAAAATATGCTTTATGTTTCAAACGATCAAGATTATATGAGCTATTAATCTCAAGCCATAGATTATTTTTCGTTTTCCCTGTATAGATTACTTTCCCTTCCGAGTTATAAAAAAAATAAACACCAATAGAATTTGAAATCTTATTACGAAGTTCCGAATGTTTTTTTGATACATTTTTATCAAATACATCCCAAAGCTTTTTCTCAACTGACTCGCCCGGATCAATTTTTATAAATTCTGCAACAGGCCGAATAGCATTATTTAAGCAATCCTTCATTATTTTTTTATTACTGTTATAAAGTAGATTAGCAATTTGTGCCTCGGATAACCCTTTGTCACAATTCTTCCAATTACTGAGGATAGACTGCCAAATCCCACTTCGCTTTGCAAGCTCTACATCAGTATTTACCTCAAACTTGTTTTTCAATTCTTCTAGCAATTCACTTTTGTCTATAGCAGGTTCATTCCTTACGTTTTTTTCACCTTGAACAACGCTCTTATAAATTAAATTAGCAATCTGCCCCTCAGTTAGCCCTTTATCATTTTTTTTCCAATTACTAAGAGTGGATTGCCAAATCCCACTACGTTCTGTCAGTTCTACATCTGATTCTACATTGAATTTTTCTTTTAATTTTTCATATAGCACAGATGTATCTATAGAAGGCTCAGCCTTTGCATTTCTACCTCCTTGAATAGCACTCTTGTACACTAAATTAGCGATCTGTTCCTCAGAAAGTTCTTTACCATCCTTCTTCCAATTACTGAGGGTGGACTGCCAAATACCACTAAGTTTTTCTAGTTCTGCATCTGTAGCCACATTGAACTTTTCTTTTAATTTTGTGTATAGCTTACTTGTTTTCATTACAAAGCTCCTTTTTACAATGAACAAATTACAGTTATTTGATAGCGTAAATCACACAAATTAATTTAACGTTAATTTTTATCCTCTATTTACTTCCCTCTCCCCTGCAGAAAAATGCAACAATCGTGCAACAAGAACATTAGTAATCATAAATATATTATTTATATTCAATAAGTTATAACATTAAATCACTCCTATCCATCATCGGTGCCACGGAAAATCGCCGATCCGGTGAAACCACCGTTGTCTCTTTATTAGCTATAGGTTGATTCATTAACCACTAAGGTCCACTGAAATAATCTGAAAAACCCCGAAATCGACTGCCATTTGCTACGTATTTGCTACGCATTTACTACCCGATAAAAGTAGTGAAACACGACCTCAGAACCCTGAAAAAAATAGTGGTCAAGTATGACAATCTCAACAAGAAAAACAAAGTCGGGAAATGTGCGGTATGCCGTTCAGATTCAAAAAAACCATTAGAGGTGACAAGTGCTCCTGGCACACCATTTCAATGAGTTTGAGGTGTACAATCTCCGTTCACCCTGAGTATTTTTCTTAGCAAAAAACAGTGGGAAGGCTATTCTTGCTTAAAACCAAAAGGCTACGGAGGGCAAAGGGTAATTGCCTGTTCTCCTGTGCTGGTGAAAATAACTTCAATATAAATTCCCATACAATTTCCACGGGCCAGCCTTTTTGAACCAGCAAAAAAGTTGAAAATGGCAGCATAAAGACGGTAAAAAGGACAACCACTGGAATTTCGATCCTGAAACAGCCTGAATTCAAATAGCTATGTCCGCACCAGCACTAGAAATACTCAATTCCGTCTTTGGATACGATGCATTTCGTTCACACCAGAGCGCCATTATTGACAACATACTGGCTCGTAACGACACGCTGGCCATCATGCCCACCGGTGGTGGAAAGTCCATCTGTTACCAGATCCCGGCGCTGATCTTTCCGGGCCTGACCCTGGTGATCTCGCCGCTGATCTCCCTGATGGAAGATCAGGTTCATCAACTGACGTCTCTGGGCATCCCTGCCGCCCTGTTAAACAGCACCCTGAGCAGTGCGGATTATCATAACACCCTGGGCCAGGTGCAGAATGGCAGTATCAAGCTGCTGTATATGGCACCGGAAACCCTGATGCTGGAACGCACGCAACAGTTGCTAAGCACCCTCAACATCGACTGTCTGACCATTGATGAAGCCCACTGCATCTCCGAATGGGGCCATGATTTCCGTCCGGAATACCGGCAACTGGCGGAGGTGCGCCGACACTTTCCAAATGCCGTCTGTGTGGCACTGACCGCCACCGCCACACCAAGGGTTCAGCAGGATATAAAAACCAGCCTGCAGATGTCCGACAGCAATGAGTTTATCGCCAGCTTTAACCGGACCAACCTGTTTCTGGAGGTGATGGAGAAAAAGAAGCCGGTTGACCAGACCCTGCAACTGATTGAGAAATACCAGAACCAATCCGGCATTATCTACTGCAATTCCAGAAAACAGGTGGATGAACTGACGCAGATTCTGGCGGATAACGGTTGTTCCGTAGCGCCCTATCATGCCGGGCTTGCCAGTGAAGTACGCAAGGCCAACCAGTCCGCTTTTATCCGTGATGATATTCAGATCATGGTGGCCACCGTGGCGTTTGGTATGGGCATCAATAAATCTAACGTTCGTTTTGTCCTCCACTTCGATATGCCCCAGAATATTGAAAGCTACTATCAGCAGATCGGCCGTGCCGGGCGGGACGGACTGCCTGCCAACTGCCACTTCCTGTTCAGCTATGGCGATATTCAGAAGGTCAAGTTCTTTATCAACCAGAAACCCGATTCGGAACAGCGCATCGCCAACCAGCACCTGAACGCCCTGATCGGCTATGCCGAATCCGAAGAGTGCCGCAGAGCACCGCTGCTGCACTACTTCGGTGAAACCTATAGCCAGAAAAACTGCCAGCTCTGCGACAACTGCTTATCCGAAAAACAACCGTTTACCGATGTGACCGTAGCCGCCCAGAAACTGCTCTCCTGCATCTATCGCACAGGACAGCTCTTTGGTATTTCCTATGTGATTGATGTGCTGCGGGGTTCAAAATCGAAAAGAATCCGGGAGCGCCAACATGACCAGATTCCCACCTACGGCATCGGTACTGAATTGACCAGACCCCAGTGGCAGCAGCTGGCCCGTAAATTGATACAGGAAAACCTGGTACTTCAGGATGCGGAATACGGCAGCTTAAAACTGACCGACAATGCCCGCGCTGTGCTCAAAGGGGCTCAGCAAATCCAGCTCAGGCTCACCCAAAGAGCAGAACCCGCCAGTAAAGCAGCAACAGAAAAACAGGGCAGCCCGGAATATAACCACGAGCTGTTTGATATTCTCAGGGCCTGTCGCAAGGTACTGGCAGATCAGGAGAACGTGCCGCCGTACATTATTTTTTCCGATAAAACCCTGATTGAGATGTCGGCCAGATTTCCACAATCCAGGGACAGCCTGTTACAGGTCAGCGGTGTTGGCCAGGTAAAACTGGATCACTATGGCGATGCGTTTCTCCATGAAATCCGGTCATTCTGCGAAAAACATCAGATAGAAGAGATTGCACAACCTTCTGCCAGTAACAGCCGCCCCCGTTATCGAACAACAAGCCGGGGCAGACATGTTGAGGTTGGGGAGTCGTTCAGTCAGCATAACTGTCTCAACCGTCTTCAGGAGGAGTTTAATCTGAAGCTGTCTACCCTGCTCAGCCATCTCTATAAATACCAGACGGAAGTCGCTCATCTACCGGTCTCGGATGCTTTTCTCCAACAGTCCCGGCTATTGCCTGCACAACAGGATCGTGTTCTGGAAGCCATAAACACCCATGGTACTGATCGTTTACGCCCACTGTTTGATGCGATGCAGGAACAAGTTTCTTATGATGAATTGCATCTGTTAAGGCTGCACTATCTGGTTCAACATCCGCAATCACTCACGGACAAAACCGACGACAATAGATAAAAATCAAAAAGGGATTCGGCTTGTCGCAGGGTATAAACTCACCGAAGAAATATCCGCTCAGATGGCATACAGATAAAATATTGACCAAATTCACACAAACTATAGACACATGTTGACAAAGCTGATTAATATATGTCCTGCGATTGCAGGGATATTAGTACCAATCGCTTCCAAACCGATCACATTTATAAAGTTAGTAAAAGGATTATTAACATGATCAGGCAATTGATTCGCGATTTCCTTAAAGAAGAAGATGGGCTGGCTGCTGTTGAGTATGCGGTTTTGGCTGGGGCAGTTATTGCGGGAGTTTCAGCACTTTTCTCCGCTACAGGAGTAGACTTTGATGCAATTGGAAAGACTCTGAAAGGAAAGATTGACAAAGCATTGTCATGACATCGTTCCCACGGCCCTCCGTGGGAATGCATACGGTACCAAAAGACAACTCCGAGCAGACAAGTAGTACGGTCGCATTTCCACGTGAAGCGGGGGTGTTGCGAAAGATATAAAAGCATTGAACCACAAAGACACAAAGGCACAGAGGAAGCCTTTTTGTTTGTTGAGCGTAGCTCAACCAAACCCGAAAAAAACTTTGTGTCTTTGTGCCTTTGTGGTTCCCTTCTTTTTAAGGCCCTACGCAACACTCTCGAAGCGTAAGATCGAAAAGCATCAAAAAATAACACGGAACACTCATGCAGGTAACGGATTACCCGCAGGCCCTTATTCTAATGCTATGCAGCACTCTGTTACTGGCCTGCTATTTCGATAGTCGATACAACCGAATTCCCAACTGGCTAAATGGCACTGTGATTTTTCTAGCCATTGCCTTTCACACCATCACCGACAGCACGATCGGTCTGATATTTTCCACACTGGGCACCCTCACCGGCTTTGCCTGCTTCTTCCCGGGCTACCTGTTTAACAAAGCCATGGGAGCCGGTGATGTAAAACTGATGACCGCACTGGGTGGCATACTCGGCAGCCAGGCAATCTTTGTTTCCGCCCTGTTTACCCTGATCGCCGGCGGCATACTGGCACTGTTTTATATTGCCCTTAAAGGCCAGCTGTTACCCACAATGCAGCGATACTGGCTCAGCACACGACTAATGACTTATTTATCACCGGCTGATGGCGAGGTGACTACGGGTAAATTCCCCTATGCCCTGGCCATTACCACCGGCGTTATTCTGCAATTTTATTATCAGACACTGGTTTAGCCGTAGTTTCCT
It contains:
- a CDS encoding AAA family ATPase, with translation MPDHHIKMKNVASYHATEEQVLDISKQNTIVYGMNGAGKSTISNFLYSLQNDQATTSDEFLSCSAQIDGEANYFVYNQKFIDDVFADKDHQQGVFTLSKDNVDIERKKKHFETRKDKFSVLYSNTKSESKRLNKEMDDAKSMIEEEVFKVKRALERTALSDFLTGHKYKNSFYQKVISVDPLSDVSLDDLIAEINKLHKYKGNKIGKITLPTFPAISEKNLKILQEPFVTSGNTQFSEFVNRLDNLTWVVKGKSDYLKEGQTTCPFCQRETIDDQLRNHMENLFDDTYKDNLNQLNSLLQSYSEQTSIYIEKIKSEFQSCPIDKTDIGEIAPYLEALNMHFRSNLTKISDKIENPSLEIEIEGCEQWLEAIEKKYSLSNHIIDEINDNIDRVDEVKGNIANKMWRVIHAQTQHAINLYNSQYSQLTKSLSDNEARLKKIERVGKNLKAKIEVLLGMTTNIDDTIKRINQDLERLGITGFTIEKNSENDSSFRLHRVRTSQNSNIFKSLSEGEKTLITFLYFVEMCRGSISRDSAIHDKEKIIVIDDPISSLSQNYIYEIASLIQSKVVLGKPFRKVIILTHSLFFYQEMIKLASGGDKKFEENYSLYRITKNNTSIIQKITKNEMQNDYESLWQIVKDVAVHNSNPVVLPNVMRNILEYYFGFLKKTSKLHEEINKLAIQESDHGFKAFYRYINRQSHSDPINTGFMIDVAPDRYIEKFEELFKKLDQHEHFEAMYR
- a CDS encoding plasmid recombination protein, encoding MTITNKKITTGQQFFHVELYGKKENRNAAINRNKRQSKRGRPNSKNINRALNDHKRNRLADKASSQRTIKGIINEAERSPGYCDHVIAPQPPVLLYGMELPRLEEKLEKIYASAKTLVVKKGGDLATRKIRTDQKILLAGVASNPRLSVDYISDSSTKKMVDLWLSDCLDFLKKEYGDRLQTAIVHLDENHPHIHFYCLPEVYEATVDGELVPLIRGVDSIHDGKRAEKEVEAQANLLKGKDKIMVKQNAYKAAMEKLQDRYFASVSSYHGHQRLGPGRKRFNNRVEYFDWLNGQQSLENAAFKQRKADLDRFVDRNKLGSEILSKKSELESINAEINQEKKRIPVIKSKVDDFKSMKVKEINEELIKYRYEIKGEIEKSLEDEIREEKLSEIKELSGVIENKHFIFGEVKRVVKLQEEQILCLEKSNNDLRYSERMKGVELAKTRNELASEISLHNDLKKRFSKLERTYDSLVEKFNFLYKHGREFFDKSHGRLKSFIKKVSEITL
- a CDS encoding AAA family ATPase codes for the protein MNKIEDDDITQDSNNSEFQLKKIDLTQQRNYYKGSSKEIIPGLDTGTFSLFSGKTGTGKTKAAIHVALIVCGMKQDFGFTISSSDKHTAVVIGCEDTARQLHEQTLTIKENNQITDNEWLNIAERVDIYSATDKEIDITSIQWEKELIKTLHGKTIAVIDGVSNISLLDESNESLKIIATKIRKIASITGCAIILIHHNKKPSKESQEFDPIHTVRGGSSLVAAARSTFLFLDYDDNKQMFNNHGGKEGQIAHIMPQINNGEKRLEPIFLDRLQAKNHEEGYSFRLAAKEQTKTSKGCSRGKRKKIK
- the repC gene encoding replication protein C, IncQ-type; amino-acid sequence: MGKEKKSNNLFSVSGDVFLDTAFSLNEIFYPKERNKKYIKNTEIRKIINDSEVRIICPYTLSSPELRVYLALMAICCDFNVSYEVESDIKDQHYIKLREHVYIKGNDNQATLIGAECYLADILRIAGLQTGGAQYELLEEILLRLYMTTIIIKDKSKTTPMRLLNFDIFDKEKKGKSKISFILNSRSSDIIFGTDSIGNKIKRRYISMHDFLKLEESQYFVFVFLSWWVFEGNTQNIYIDTLCEKIYSGFGKLADSTKRSHRSKIANDLANIDSLDGWNVNLSGKGRNLKATITREKSSDRRKRLKLLKVPNNTV
- the recQ gene encoding DNA helicase RecQ, which translates into the protein MSAPALEILNSVFGYDAFRSHQSAIIDNILARNDTLAIMPTGGGKSICYQIPALIFPGLTLVISPLISLMEDQVHQLTSLGIPAALLNSTLSSADYHNTLGQVQNGSIKLLYMAPETLMLERTQQLLSTLNIDCLTIDEAHCISEWGHDFRPEYRQLAEVRRHFPNAVCVALTATATPRVQQDIKTSLQMSDSNEFIASFNRTNLFLEVMEKKKPVDQTLQLIEKYQNQSGIIYCNSRKQVDELTQILADNGCSVAPYHAGLASEVRKANQSAFIRDDIQIMVATVAFGMGINKSNVRFVLHFDMPQNIESYYQQIGRAGRDGLPANCHFLFSYGDIQKVKFFINQKPDSEQRIANQHLNALIGYAESEECRRAPLLHYFGETYSQKNCQLCDNCLSEKQPFTDVTVAAQKLLSCIYRTGQLFGISYVIDVLRGSKSKRIRERQHDQIPTYGIGTELTRPQWQQLARKLIQENLVLQDAEYGSLKLTDNARAVLKGAQQIQLRLTQRAEPASKAATEKQGSPEYNHELFDILRACRKVLADQENVPPYIIFSDKTLIEMSARFPQSRDSLLQVSGVGQVKLDHYGDAFLHEIRSFCEKHQIEEIAQPSASNSRPRYRTTSRGRHVEVGESFSQHNCLNRLQEEFNLKLSTLLSHLYKYQTEVAHLPVSDAFLQQSRLLPAQQDRVLEAINTHGTDRLRPLFDAMQEQVSYDELHLLRLHYLVQHPQSLTDKTDDNR
- a CDS encoding Flp family type IVb pilin, with protein sequence MIRQLIRDFLKEEDGLAAVEYAVLAGAVIAGVSALFSATGVDFDAIGKTLKGKIDKALS
- a CDS encoding A24 family peptidase, producing the protein MQVTDYPQALILMLCSTLLLACYFDSRYNRIPNWLNGTVIFLAIAFHTITDSTIGLIFSTLGTLTGFACFFPGYLFNKAMGAGDVKLMTALGGILGSQAIFVSALFTLIAGGILALFYIALKGQLLPTMQRYWLSTRLMTYLSPADGEVTTGKFPYALAITTGVILQFYYQTLV